The Thermococcus sp. 21S7 genome window below encodes:
- a CDS encoding radical SAM protein: MKSKISSLSLNVMEDCNFACVYCYGDGGTYHTPNTRMSPEVGKKVIDLLMREGKKFVNVQFFGGEPLLNLPLIQELVAYAKEKAEEYGKTVTFSITTNGYLITDKVIDFFLENNFTVTLSFDGPKDVQNHNRPLRGGYPTFDVVAKNAKKMLERGVKVSVRATILPEQLGRYYEIYWFFVDFGFRSVHIEPATTSTPLTKEHAKLIESALEKIAKDELEHYKEKGIVYTKLREMVHMIYSGTYRHYPCGVARSYFGVSADGKIYPCHRFVGMEEFVIGHVDDFRWENEFIQKILRHTVDRRQNCSNCPIRAYCGGGCIYSNHYYNGDIFLPDEFHCAYMFALVKWGSWLYSNLDEDWLNKVFSRSPQSGVRDEAEVDESKAQKLKEAVESV, translated from the coding sequence AACTTACCACACTCCCAACACCAGAATGAGCCCGGAAGTTGGTAAAAAGGTCATTGATTTGCTGATGAGGGAAGGAAAGAAATTCGTTAACGTCCAGTTCTTTGGCGGTGAGCCTTTGTTGAACTTACCTCTGATTCAGGAGCTGGTTGCCTACGCCAAGGAGAAGGCTGAGGAATACGGCAAAACCGTTACCTTCAGCATAACCACCAACGGCTACCTCATCACGGACAAGGTCATTGACTTTTTCCTTGAGAATAACTTTACAGTGACATTAAGCTTTGATGGCCCCAAGGACGTTCAAAACCATAATAGGCCCCTACGCGGCGGGTATCCAACCTTTGATGTTGTTGCGAAGAATGCAAAGAAAATGCTTGAGCGCGGCGTTAAGGTTAGCGTCCGCGCGACGATTCTGCCCGAACAGCTCGGCAGGTACTATGAGATTTACTGGTTCTTCGTTGATTTTGGGTTTAGGAGCGTTCACATAGAACCCGCTACCACAAGCACACCGCTAACCAAGGAGCATGCCAAACTCATTGAGTCCGCCCTGGAAAAGATAGCGAAGGACGAGCTTGAACACTACAAAGAGAAGGGAATCGTTTACACGAAGCTCCGTGAGATGGTTCACATGATTTACTCTGGCACCTACCGCCATTATCCATGCGGCGTTGCCAGGAGCTACTTCGGGGTTTCGGCGGACGGGAAGATATATCCCTGCCATAGATTCGTTGGGATGGAAGAATTCGTGATTGGTCACGTTGATGATTTCAGGTGGGAGAACGAGTTCATTCAGAAGATTCTGCGCCATACCGTAGATAGGAGGCAGAACTGTTCAAACTGTCCGATAAGGGCCTACTGTGGCGGTGGTTGTATCTACAGCAATCACTACTACAACGGCGATATATTTCTCCCCGACGAGTTCCACTGCGCCTACATGTTTGCTCTCGTGAAGTGGGGTTCCTGGCTCTACTCGAATCTTGATGAGGATTGGTTGAATAAGGTCTTCTCACGCTCACCCCAATCTGGGGTGAGGGACGAGGCTGAGGTCGATGAGTCCAAAGCCCAAAAACTTAAGGAGGCGGTGGAAAGTGTTTAA